A region of the Nocardia nova SH22a genome:
CACAGCCACGGCGACCTGCCCGTTCTCGACCGGAACAGCGGCCTGCGCGACACCGAAACCGGCGCCGACCAGGGCCGCGGCGAACAGGGTAGTGCTTGCAACTCGGGTGATGCTCATAACTTCCCTTCGCTGGTTGTTGTGAATCGCTGATGATTCGCTCGGGTGTGCGGCGGCGTTACAGGGGTGTCGGCGTGTTGTTCCGGGAAGTCCGATTCGCGTCGAAGAACAGCCCATACCGGGCGGAATTCGACTGCCTCATCGCCCCTTCGCACCCATCGAGCGGCAGGCCCCGTCCACTCCCGGCCGAGGCGTTCCGGCGGGTTCCGGGGTCGATTTGTCTGTGCTCCCTTGGTTATATTTGGCTGCGCCGCCGGTTCGATGGTGGTTGTGTTGCTGGATGAGGGGGTGGGCCCGTGGGTGCCGATCAGGTGCGGTTCGATCCGGAGAAGGTTCGTACTCACGCGAAAAACATTCAGAGCGTGAGTGATTCTCTCGACGTCGCGTTGCAGGCGGGGCAAGCGGTGTCGGTGCCCAGCGACGCGTTCGGGCAACTGTGTTCGTTCCTGCCGCCACTGTTCGTCGACGCTGTCGAAGACGACGGGTTGCAGGCGATCCGTTCCGCGGCAGAGGCATTGAACCAGGACGCCGGCACGCTCGGTCAGGTCGCGACCTCACTGTCCGATACCGATGCCACCAGCGCCGACCGGCTGGGTGCGGTGCAACCCGGAACTCCCTGATGGCAGCGGCCGACAACCCGCTGATCGCGCAAC
Encoded here:
- a CDS encoding type VII secretion target; amino-acid sequence: MRFDPEKVRTHAKNIQSVSDSLDVALQAGQAVSVPSDAFGQLCSFLPPLFVDAVEDDGLQAIRSAAEALNQDAGTLGQVATSLSDTDATSADRLGAVQPGTP